The window GGCGCGACGACGGCTGTCTGCTTCGAGGAGCTTTGGGACGATTTCGCGCTCGCCTTTGAGCGCAAGGCGGGCGGCGACGAAATCGGGGTTTTCACGCACAAGGCGAATGTCAAGCATGGATAGCGAGTCTCTTGCTCAGACGCCCTCACCGCGCAGCATGACGAATAGCGTCATGAAGAGGATCTTTGCGTCCAGCGGCAGGGACATGTTTTCGATGTAGTAAAAGTCGTACGTCAGCTTCAGCGGGATTTGCTCCGTCCCCGAGTCATACTTGAGATGCACCTGTGACCAACCGGTCAGTCCGGGTTTCACATTGAGGCGTCGTTCGTAAAGCGGGATCTCGCGGAGGAACCGGCGCACGAATTCAATTCGCTCGGGCCGCGGTCCAACGAGACTCATCTGTCCGACCAGTACATTCAGGAGTTGCGGCAGTTCGTCGAGCCGCGTGGCGCGAATAAACCGGCCTACCGCGGTGATGCGGGGATCGCGCTCGACGGCGAGCACTGCGCCGGTCCGGGCTTCGGCATTCTGGAACATGGAGCGGAACTTGAGCAGCGGGAAGACTCGTCCGTTGAGTCCGACGCGTTGCTGCACAAAGAAGACGGGGCCCCGCGAATTGAGCGGGATCGCCACGAGCAGCAGCAGCCACACGGGCAGGCTGAGGATCAAGAGGCAAGCGGAGGCGGCGATATCGAAGAGCCGCTTGAATCGCTGCTCGGTCCACGAGAGCAGTTCCGGCCGCAACTCGATCAGGGGATGGCCGTGCAACGCGGCGGGCCGCACTTCACCGATGAGCAGCGGATACAGATTCGGGGAGATGAAAGAGCGGACCCGGGCACCGCGGAGGATTCGCATGAGGCGGAAGAGCGCCTGCGCTTCCGTCGGTTCCGTGGCGAACAGCACAGTCTGAATTCGATCGGCGGCAACTCGTCGTCTGAAGTCCGCGAAGTTGCCGATGATGGGCACCGGCGCGGCGCCGGAGTCGGCAGCGCCGAGACAGCCCGCAATCCGGAAACCGAGTTCCGGATGCGCCCGGACATAGCGTGCCACGGCGATTGCTTCGTTCCGCGATCCGACGAGCAAGGTACGCCACGTGCCGATGCCGCGGATGCGGAGATCGCGCAGGATCGTGGACAGGGCGACCCGGTTTCCCGTGACAATCAGGATCAGACCGGCGGCATACGTGGCGAGGATAACGCGGCTGGACGGGAGCGGATCCTGCGGATTAAACGTCAGGATGAACAGAATAAGCGCACCGAATCCTGCGGCGCGCAGCGCATCGTGGAGAATTCGCCGCCGCTGTCGGAGCGGATCATAGCGATAGAGTCCGAAGACGGAAAAGATCAGCAACCAATAGCACAGCACAATCGCGCTGGGCAGGACGAGTTCGGCGGCGCTAAATGGAACCGGATTCGTGAACAGGCCTGACTTGAATCTGGCCGCATAGGTCGCGTAGAACAGGCCTTCGATCAGGGCGACATCGGCCACCAGGAGTAGTGAGCGCAACACCCAGAGTCGCGTCATGGCAGGGGCCCCGGCGCAAGCATCGGCTCACGCAGTGGCAGGCTCCGGATCGGCGAAAACCATGGGGAAGATGCTGATCATCGTAAAGACGATCCAGTAGGACGCCCACGGGATAACGTACTCGGCGGTGAAGCAGATGAGCATGCCGACCCGAAGTTCGTATTGGCAGCAAGGGCTTTGATCACGTCTTCAATCGGCC is drawn from candidate division KSB1 bacterium and contains these coding sequences:
- a CDS encoding sugar transferase — translated: MTRLWVLRSLLLVADVALIEGLFYATYAARFKSGLFTNPVPFSAAELVLPSAIVLCYWLLIFSVFGLYRYDPLRQRRRILHDALRAAGFGALILFILTFNPQDPLPSSRVILATYAAGLILIVTGNRVALSTILRDLRIRGIGTWRTLLVGSRNEAIAVARYVRAHPELGFRIAGCLGAADSGAAPVPIIGNFADFRRRVAADRIQTVLFATEPTEAQALFRLMRILRGARVRSFISPNLYPLLIGEVRPAALHGHPLIELRPELLSWTEQRFKRLFDIAASACLLILSLPVWLLLLVAIPLNSRGPVFFVQQRVGLNGRVFPLLKFRSMFQNAEARTGAVLAVERDPRITAVGRFIRATRLDELPQLLNVLVGQMSLVGPRPERIEFVRRFLREIPLYERRLNVKPGLTGWSQVHLKYDSGTEQIPLKLTYDFYYIENMSLPLDAKILFMTLFVMLRGEGV